The proteins below are encoded in one region of Erinaceus europaeus chromosome 15, mEriEur2.1, whole genome shotgun sequence:
- the CNPY4 gene encoding protein canopy homolog 4, with translation MGPVHLGTWLLLLAVSGAWAGSSKEEDGDTERLPSKCEVCKLLSLELQEELSRTGRSREVLELGQVLDTGKRKRHVPYSVSETRLEEALEKLCERILDYSVHAERKGSLRYAKGQSQTMATLRGLVQKGVKVDLGIPLELWDEPSVEVTFLKKQCETMLEEFEDVVGDWYFHHQEQPLQHFLCEGHVLSAAETDCLQETWTGKEQVTDGQEKTEEEEEEEETNTAGHPKHDPEDL, from the exons ATGGGGCCTGTGCATCTGGGGACGTGGCTTCTGCTGTTAGCTGTGTCCGGGGCTTGGGCTGGCTCGTCGAAGGAGGAGGATGGTGACACAGAACGACTGCCCAGTAAATGCGAAG TGTGTAAGCTGCTGAGCCTGGAGCTACAGGAAGAGCTGAGTCGCACTGGAAGATCCCGAGAAGTATTGGAGTTGGGGCAGGTACTGGACACAGGCAAGAGGAAGAGACATGTCCCTTACAGTGTCTC AGAAACGAGACTGGAAGAGGCCTTGGAGAAGCTGTGTGAGCGGATCCTGGATTATAGTGTCCATGCTGAGCGCAAGGGCTCGCTGAGATATGCCAAG GGGCAGAGTCAGACCATGGCAACACTGAGAGGCCTGGTGCAGAAAGGGGTGAAGGTGGATCTGGGGATCCCTCTGGAACTGTGGGACGAACCCAGCGTGGAGGTCACGTTCCTTAAGAAGCAG TGTGAGACAATGCTGGAGGAGTTTGAAGATGTTGTGGGAGACTGGTACTTCCACCACCAGGAGCAGCCCCTGCAGCATTTTCTCTGTGAAGGTCATGTGCTGTCAGCTGCTGAAACTG ATTGCTTACAGGAAACTTGGACTGGAAAGGAGCAGGTCACTGATgggcaagagaagacagaggaggaagaggaggaggaagagactaACACAGCAGGTCACCCTAAACATGACCCAGAGGATCTTTGA
- the LOC103124157 gene encoding paired immunoglobulin-like type 2 receptor alpha isoform X1, with amino-acid sequence MASPSLLLLLLLPLPTSPQAGSSEDCRKPNFWVNQPAHLSAPEGGSISIPFSIGYPWKLDKDPNVNIAWRWKDFHGDSIYDKCKNFTHKAFQHRLSLYLPMGWENGFLQIQNLRREDTSTYFCRVWVDTLRCGRQSWGSISGTRLTVTHALKIITKDPSITTSDLSIPQDSGPGPLSLEAVVGVAMVSLKAAILGLAVGLWWKRSQERGREKST; translated from the exons ATGGCATCACCCTCCCTGCtcttattgctgctgctgccacTGCCAACATCTCCACAGGCTG GCAGCTCAGAAGACTGCAGGAAGCCTAACTTTTGGGTCAACCAGCCAGCTCATCTCTCAGCCCCTGAGGGGGGCTCTATCAGCATCCCCTTCTCCATTGGCTATCCCTGGAAGTTAGACAAGGACCCCAACGTGAATATAGCCTGGAGATGGAAGGATTTCCATGGAGATTCCATCTATGACAAGTGCAAGAACTTCACCCACAAGGCTTTCCAGCACCGGCTCTCCCTGTACTTGCCTATGGGCTGGGAAAACGGCTTCCTCCAGATCCAGAACCTTCGGAGGGAGGACACCAGCACCTATTTCTGCCGGGTGTGGGTGGACACACTGAGATGCGGACGACAGTCTTGGGGGTCCATATCAGGAACCAGACTCACTGTCACCCATG CCCTCAAGATCATCACTAAGGACCCTTCCATCACCACAAGTGACCTGAGCATCCCCCAGGATAGTGGGCCTGGGCCCCTGAGCCTAGAAGCTGTAGTGGGAGTGGCCATGGTCAGCCTCAAAGCCGCCATTTTAGGGCTGGCTGTTGGCCTCTGGTGGAAGAGAAGCCAAG aaagagggagagagaagagtacCTAA
- the LOC103124157 gene encoding paired immunoglobulin-like type 2 receptor beta isoform X2 translates to MASPSLLLLLLLPLPTSPQAGSSEDCRKPNFWVNQPAHLSAPEGGSISIPFSIGYPWKLDKDPNVNIAWRWKDFHGDSIYDKCKNFTHKAFQHRLSLYLPMGWENGFLQIQNLRREDTSTYFCRVWVDTLRCGRQSWGSISGTRLTVTHGKRSRAQGEPKQSFTAGITSGKIMASLSTSASSCGE, encoded by the exons ATGGCATCACCCTCCCTGCtcttattgctgctgctgccacTGCCAACATCTCCACAGGCTG GCAGCTCAGAAGACTGCAGGAAGCCTAACTTTTGGGTCAACCAGCCAGCTCATCTCTCAGCCCCTGAGGGGGGCTCTATCAGCATCCCCTTCTCCATTGGCTATCCCTGGAAGTTAGACAAGGACCCCAACGTGAATATAGCCTGGAGATGGAAGGATTTCCATGGAGATTCCATCTATGACAAGTGCAAGAACTTCACCCACAAGGCTTTCCAGCACCGGCTCTCCCTGTACTTGCCTATGGGCTGGGAAAACGGCTTCCTCCAGATCCAGAACCTTCGGAGGGAGGACACCAGCACCTATTTCTGCCGGGTGTGGGTGGACACACTGAGATGCGGACGACAGTCTTGGGGGTCCATATCAGGAACCAGACTCACTGTCACCCATG GAAAGAGGTCAAGGGCACAGGGTGAGCCAAAACAGAGCTTCACTGCTGGTATCACCTCTGGCAAGATCATGGCCTCACTCTCCACCTCAGCTTCCTCCTGTGGGGAATGA
- the MBLAC1 gene encoding metallo-beta-lactamase domain-containing protein 1, whose amino-acid sequence MNREVRTEPLRGDRPLRIPGARHSVMVLLQGYAEPEGPGEVVRADGSVTLVLPQAWSPASDTREPLPESGDAETALEAAARGPILVDTGGPWAREALVGALAEQGVVPGHVTLVVGTHGHSDHIGNLGLFPGAALLVSHDLCLPGGRYLPHGLGEGRPLRLAPGLEVWATPGHGGQRDVSLVVAGTGMGTVVVAGDVFERHGDEGSWQALSEDPVAQERSRRRVLGIADVVIPGHGAPFTVVRGTEGLRSSPQDSRVEDGSPQGICDMEGRG is encoded by the coding sequence ATGAACAGGGAAGTGAGGACGGAACCTCTGCGCGGGGACCGTCCTCTGCGGATACCCGGCGCCCGCCACTCCGTGATGGTTCTGCTGCAGGGCTACGCCGAGCCCGAGGGGCCGGGCGAGGTGGTGCGAGCCGACGGCTCCGTGACCCTCGTCCTGCCCCAGGCCTGGAGCCCGGCCTCTGACACCCGAGAGCCCCTGCCCGAGAGCGGCGACGCGGAGACCGCCCTGGAGGCGGCGGCCCGGGGCCCCATCCTCGTGGACACCGGGGGCCCCTGGGCCCGCGAGGCGCTCGTGGGGGCCCTGGCGGAGCAAGGCGTGGTGCCGGGACACGTGACTCTCGTGGTGGGCACCCACGGGCACTCGGACCACATCGGGAACCTGGGGCTGTTCCCCGGTGCGGCGCTGCTGGTGTCGCACGACTTGTGCCTGCCCGGGGGCCGCTACCTGCCGCACGGGCTGGGCGAGGGGCGGCCGCTGCGGCTGGCGCCGGGGCTCGAGGTGTGGGCCACGCCGGGGCACGGCGGCCAGCGCGACGTGAGTCTGGTGGTGGCCGGCACGGGCATGGGCACCGTGGTGGTGGCGGGCGACGTGTTCGAGCGCCACGGCGACGAGGGCTCGTGGCAGGCGCTGAGCGAAGACCCGGTGGCCCAGGAGCGGAGCCGAAGGAGGGTCCTAGGCATTGCCGACGTGGTGATCCCCGGCCACGGAGCCCCCTTCACAGTGGTCAGGGGCACCGAGGGGCTGAGGAGCAGCCCACAGGACTCGCGGGTTGAAGACGGGAGCCCACAGGGAATTTGTGACATGGAGGGACGGGGCTGA